A window of Hordeum vulgare subsp. vulgare chromosome 5H, MorexV3_pseudomolecules_assembly, whole genome shotgun sequence genomic DNA:
CGTCGCCGGCCGACGACGGCATCCACCAGGAGCTGCCGGCCTCCGCCCAGAACGGGAGGCCCGGATCCGAGCCGGCGGCCGCGCCTGAGATGGAGGTGCAGCTCTTCCGCCGCGGCAGGGGGCCGACGACCACGTCGTCGCCACCGCCGCGGCGGCTAGGCTCGCCATGGCGGAGGAAGCCCCGGGCGCCGGCCCGGCCGCGGTTCCCATCTCCCTGTCGCCGCTCCTCCCGCCGCCGCAGATGGTGGTGGTGGCTCTCGACGCCACCCGCGACCACCGCGAGGTGGAGGTCAGGATGTCGCTCAGGGCGTTCGTCGCGCGGGGCGACATACTTCGCGGCGGCGACTCCCTCCTCGTGCTCGGCGTTCTCCACTCCGTCACCAATCCGAGTGAGGGCCGAGCTCCCCCTTTAGTTTGATCCAACCAATTCAGACCATCCAAAATGCATTGACCCAATGGAGCCTGCATTAGTGATTGTCTTATGATGGCTTCTCACACTTCTCTTGATTGAATCTACGATCTCAGTGCAGCAACTTTACTTCTTTTGTTTCTTGACAGATATATCAGGAGACTCGGTTTTGGAGGACATATTGTTGATCCTGATCTGGTAGTTTCTACTGATGCATTAGACATTTGTCTTCTTTCTTTTGTTAATTATTATGCACTTACACCTAGCTTTGTACAGGGAGAGTTGCTGTGTCCAGTGTGTCGCAGATTTGCAAATTCCATTCTTCCAGCATCGCccgatttctctggtataactaggAAGGCGATGCCAATTGCTCAAACCACGCCTACTGAGGCTGCTGCAAGTATACATAACTTACAGTCCCCTCGTGCACTGGTCCTCCTTGAAAGTGCCAGAAAAATTGTTGGACAAAGCACATTTCTAAAAGCTTTTCCTGGGAATGTGAATGACACTGCGGAGCCAGCTTTAGATCCTTCCCTTCGAAGACTCACTATGCTTTACTATCCTCGCAGCAAAAGCAGCTTTTCAGCATCTGAAAGGCTAAGCCCATCCTTGTTTCTCTGGGAAACACTTCGGTACTCTGTCGTTTCTACAGAGATCGCTTCTCGTGATAGAATGTCAAACTATTCTGCTCAATCGAAGTCTTGCTTAGAATCTCTGCGCAGCGAATTGAATTCATCGAGTGGGTTCATATTGTCTCTGTTGTTTCGTGTTTCTCACTCTGCACGTGTTCTGAACCGCCGTGAGGTTCTTCTGAGATTTGAAGGTATCCGACTGTTAGCAGGGTCTATTTGCTCTGGTATTTCTAGCGATAAAGATCTTTTGGATGCTACTAAGCGAAAAGGTATGTAGGGCACCTTGGCCCCCTTTGTACAATTTTCCTACATCATGGATTTTTCCCAGTGTTGTTTCTTAGAATTCACCTACTTTCACTTATAAATTCCAATAGGTATCACGGTAAATTATATAGTTATTAAAAAGATCAAATGGGTAACTTGTATGATGTAcctatttttgtgtttttgattcCTGTTTACTGGAAATTCAAATCACTATACCATATTTACGTGCAGGAATATACCATATTTATGTATCCTCTTTCTCACATTTCTGTTTTTAATAGGCACTTCGCTACCTatcgtttgttggaattatgccctagaggcaataataaatgtatagttattattataattcatgtatcaagataatagtttattatccatgctataattgtattgaatgaagactcatttacatgtgtggatacatagacaaaacaccgtccctagcatgcctctagttagctagccagttgatcaaatgatagtcagtgtcttctgattataaaacaaggtgttgttgcttgataactggatcacgtcattgggagaatcacgtgatggactagacccaaactaatagacgtagcatgttgatcgtgtcattttgttgctactgttttctgcgtgtcaagtatttgttcctatgaccatgagatcatataactcactgacaccggaggaatgctttgtgtgtatcaaacgtcgcaacgtaactgggtgactataaagatgctctacaggtatctccgaaggtgttagttgagttagtatggatcaagactggtatttgtcactccgtgtgacggagaggtatctcggggcccactcggtaatacaacattacacacaagccttgcaagcaatgtaacttagtgtaagttgcgggatcttgtattacgaaacgagtaaagagacttgccagtaaacgagattgaaataggtatgcggatactgacgatcgaatctcgagcaagtaacataccgaaggacaaagggaatgacatacgggattatacgaatccttggcactgaggttcaaacgataagatcttcgtagaatatgtaggatccaatatgggcatccaggtcccgctattggatattgaccgaggagtctctcgggtcatgtcgacatagttctcgaacccgcagggtctgcacacttaaggttcgacgttg
This region includes:
- the LOC123396238 gene encoding E3 ubiquitin-protein ligase PRT6-like produces the protein MAEEAPGAGPAAVPISLSPLLPPPQMVVVALDATRDHREVEVRMSLRAFVARGDILRGGDSLLVLGVLHSVTNPTTLLLLFLDRYIRRLGFGGHIVDPDLGELLCPVCRRFANSILPASPDFSGITRKAMPIAQTTPTEAAASIHNLQSPRALVLLESARKIVGQSTFLKAFPGNVNDTAEPALDPSLRRLTMLYYPRSKSSFSASERLSPSLFLWETLRYSVVSTEIASRDRMSNYSAQSKSCLESLRSELNSSSGFILSLLFRVSHSARVLNRREVLLRFEGIRLLAGSICSGISSDKDLLDATKRKGTSLPMVDPESEGEIFPDIQFWKQCADPVLAQDPFSSLMSALFCLPIEVLTSTEFFIPIVHLFYIVCVIQVCCSAISHHLHSSVMVYFFVTYVLRSRLFGSLSNLFFADTTWSSGQGLVAGDARPRAVCGHEEARSRRDGAWAQEEKEAGSTRAACGRKRMLAAGF